One Deinococcus grandis DNA window includes the following coding sequences:
- a CDS encoding FAD-dependent oxidoreductase — protein MTQTYTPDRPLRVAVIGSGPSGIFATEALLKQTDLPAQVDVYDRLPTPYGLVRYGVAPDHLTIKSVTRGFEKTLGDPRVRFLGNVEFGTDLTHEDALAHYDAVLYTVGASSDRRLGIPGEDLTGSMSATEFVAWYNGHPDAAAREMVLNASGVAVVGVGNVALDVSRILVKTAQELHESDIAAHALTALDASHVQDVWVLGRRGPAQAAFTTKELREFGELHAAEPVVKPEEIALSEAEEAAITDNTKKKNVEVLRDFAARETEGKARRVHLRFLTSPVEILDDGQGRVGGLKVERNRLDENGNAVGTGEFEVLPVQMVLRSVGYRGVALPGVPFDERRGVIPNEEGRVEGRVGEYTAGWIKRGPSGVVGTNRKDATDTVAHLLADAKDGKLPGATHPTREAVDALLAGKGVQVYSFHDWQVLDAHELAEGQAQGRPRAKVVHRELMLGHRKS, from the coding sequence ATGACCCAGACCTACACCCCCGACCGTCCCCTGCGCGTCGCCGTGATCGGCAGCGGCCCCAGCGGCATCTTCGCCACCGAGGCCCTCCTGAAACAGACCGACCTGCCCGCCCAGGTGGACGTCTACGACCGCCTCCCCACCCCCTACGGCCTGGTGCGCTACGGCGTGGCGCCCGACCACCTGACGATCAAGAGCGTCACGCGCGGCTTCGAGAAGACCCTCGGCGACCCGCGCGTGCGCTTCCTGGGCAACGTGGAATTCGGCACCGACCTCACCCACGAGGACGCCCTGGCCCACTACGACGCCGTGCTGTACACCGTCGGGGCCAGCAGCGACCGCCGCCTGGGCATTCCCGGCGAGGACCTGACGGGCAGCATGAGCGCCACCGAGTTCGTCGCGTGGTACAACGGCCACCCGGACGCCGCCGCGCGCGAGATGGTCCTGAATGCCAGCGGCGTCGCCGTGGTCGGCGTGGGGAACGTCGCGCTAGACGTGAGCCGCATCCTCGTGAAGACCGCGCAGGAACTCCACGAGAGCGACATCGCCGCGCACGCCCTGACCGCGCTGGACGCCAGCCACGTGCAGGACGTGTGGGTGCTGGGCCGCCGCGGGCCCGCGCAGGCCGCCTTCACCACCAAGGAACTGCGCGAGTTCGGGGAACTGCACGCCGCCGAACCCGTCGTGAAACCCGAGGAGATCGCGCTGAGCGAGGCCGAGGAAGCCGCGATCACCGACAACACCAAGAAGAAGAACGTGGAAGTCCTGCGCGACTTCGCCGCCCGCGAAACCGAGGGCAAGGCGCGGCGCGTGCACCTGCGCTTCCTGACCTCCCCCGTCGAGATCCTCGACGACGGGCAGGGGCGCGTGGGCGGCCTGAAGGTCGAACGCAACCGCCTGGACGAGAACGGCAACGCCGTCGGCACCGGCGAGTTCGAGGTGCTGCCCGTGCAGATGGTGCTCCGCTCGGTCGGGTACCGCGGCGTGGCGCTGCCCGGCGTGCCCTTCGACGAGCGGCGCGGCGTGATTCCCAACGAGGAAGGCCGCGTGGAGGGCCGCGTGGGCGAGTACACCGCCGGGTGGATCAAACGCGGCCCCAGCGGCGTGGTCGGCACGAACCGCAAGGACGCCACCGACACCGTCGCCCACCTGCTGGCCGACGCGAAGGACGGCAAGCTGCCCGGCGCCACCCACCCCACCCGAGAGGCCGTGGACGCCCTGCTGGCCGGGAAGGGCGTGCAGGTCTACTCCTTCCACGACTGGCAGGTCCTCGACGCGCACGAACTCGCCGAAGGG